The following is a genomic window from Moorella sp. Hama-1.
GTCCACCGCCGGATTCAGGGCCGGATCAAAAAAGTTCCTTAAGGCACTAAATAAAGCAAAGAGAATGGGCATCTGAATCAGCAGGGGTAAACAACCGCCCAGGGGGTTAACCCCTTCCTTCTGGTAGAGTTCCATCATGGCCTGCTGGGCTTTCTGGGGGTTGCCTGTATATTTCTTCTGTAACTCCTGGACCTTGGGTTGTAGTTCCTGCATGCGGCGCATGGAGCGCAGCTGCCTATAGGTTAAGGGATAGAGAATAACCTTCACTAAAACAGTGAATAAAATAATGGCCAGGCCATAATTGGGTATACCAATGGTCCTGGTGATATTATATAAAAATTGTATTGATTGTGAAAGGAAATCAACTAATATACTCAAACGCAACCAGCCTTTAACCATCTCTCTATCTTATTTTATGGTTAAGACGGGTTTTCACCTCCGCAATTTTTTTAAGGGACCGGGTCATAACCGCCGGTGTGCCATGGATGGCAATGAGTTATTCTTTTCAGGGCCAGCATACCTCCCCGTAACAGGCCATACTTTTGCAGGGCTTCAATGGTATACTGGGAACAACTGGGGTAAAAACGGCAATGGTTACCCCATAGTGGTGATATACCCTTTTGATAGGCACGGATCAGTAAAATAACCAGTTTTTTAACCAAGGGGCTCACTTTCCCCGTTTACTAAAATTTTCTCCCCGCGGCTCAAATTTAATACTTCTTTTTCCAGTTCACCGTAAGAAGCGTCAACAGCCCTCTCCCTGGCTACCAGCACCACATCTATACCCGGCTGGAAAGAGGCTAGATGCTGCCGGCAAATGGCGCGCAAACGACGTTTTAAGCGATTACGGATTACCGCTTTGCCTACCTTTTTCGAAATCGAATAACCAAAACGGGTGCTACCAT
Proteins encoded in this region:
- a CDS encoding YidC/Oxa1 family membrane protein insertase, with amino-acid sequence MSILVDFLSQSIQFLYNITRTIGIPNYGLAIILFTVLVKVILYPLTYRQLRSMRRMQELQPKVQELQKKYTGNPQKAQQAMMELYQKEGVNPLGGCLPLLIQMPILFALFSALRNFFDPALNPAVDMAHANFFWVTNLGQPDPYILPVLVAIGTFFQQKVSMVSGGQDQTQKTMLYVMPLVIGWMSRNFSAGLSLYWVTFSLMGILEQWLIRRQPHLVKEDVSAK
- the yidD gene encoding membrane protein insertion efficiency factor YidD; amino-acid sequence: MVKKLVILLIRAYQKGISPLWGNHCRFYPSCSQYTIEALQKYGLLRGGMLALKRITHCHPWHTGGYDPVP
- the rnpA gene encoding ribonuclease P protein component, coding for MLAKEGRITTSRDFRRVYRSGNKKSGRFLKLYYLVNKHGSTRFGYSISKKVGKAVIRNRLKRRLRAICRQHLASFQPGIDVVLVARERAVDASYGELEKEVLNLSRGEKILVNGESEPLG